The following proteins come from a genomic window of Paenibacillus sp. CAA11:
- a CDS encoding biotin--[acetyl-CoA-carboxylase] ligase: MNNHSEELLKLFRSAPGEYISGEEISRKLQISRTAVWKHINKLREVGYSFEAVSRKGYLMTGVPDRLDPASLLGSLQTKRLGRALKVVEITGSTQEEARMLADQGASEGALVIAEEQTAGRGRMGRKWFSPPGKGLWMSVLLRPSLPLTAAPQLTLLTAVAVCQAIRTVAGVDAGIKWPNDILIQGRKTCGILLESVTEEERIRYCIAGIGIDVNVTQDELPADLQEIMTSLKIAAGKSMDRAVLAGTVMNELEGLYDLYLAEGFRPIAHLWEALSVSINRTLIVNTPRGEVKGQAVSLDESGALILLDEQGERFTIFSGDIRLDR; encoded by the coding sequence ATGAATAATCACAGTGAAGAACTGCTTAAGCTGTTCCGCTCGGCTCCGGGAGAGTACATATCCGGTGAGGAAATCAGCCGGAAACTTCAAATTAGCCGGACAGCCGTATGGAAGCATATCAATAAGCTTAGAGAAGTAGGGTACAGCTTCGAGGCTGTCTCACGAAAAGGGTATCTGATGACAGGAGTGCCTGATCGTCTAGACCCAGCTTCTCTGCTTGGAAGCTTACAGACCAAGCGTTTGGGCCGAGCTTTGAAAGTTGTAGAGATTACGGGTTCTACCCAGGAGGAAGCAAGAATGCTAGCAGATCAAGGCGCTTCGGAAGGGGCGCTGGTGATCGCAGAGGAGCAGACAGCAGGGCGCGGCCGTATGGGCCGGAAATGGTTCTCCCCGCCGGGGAAGGGGCTGTGGATGAGTGTTCTGCTTCGCCCATCCCTTCCTCTTACCGCAGCCCCTCAGCTGACGCTGCTTACAGCGGTCGCCGTCTGCCAGGCGATCCGGACCGTGGCTGGTGTGGACGCCGGGATCAAGTGGCCTAACGATATTCTGATCCAAGGCCGCAAGACCTGCGGAATTTTGCTGGAGTCGGTAACAGAGGAAGAGCGGATCAGATACTGTATTGCTGGCATCGGTATTGATGTTAATGTTACCCAAGATGAGTTGCCTGCAGATTTGCAGGAAATCATGACCTCACTCAAAATCGCAGCAGGCAAGTCCATGGACCGCGCCGTGCTGGCTGGAACGGTTATGAATGAGCTCGAGGGTTTGTATGATTTATATCTGGCGGAAGGCTTCCGTCCGATAGCCCATTTGTGGGAGGCACTTTCTGTCAGCATAAACCGGACACTCATTGTGAACACTCCCCGTGGGGAGGTCAAAGGGCAGGCCGTGTCGCTAGATGAATCAGGCGCCCTAATTCTGCTGGACGAGCAGGGAGAAAGGTTCACGATATTTTCAGGAGATATTCGTTTGGATAGATGA